In uncultured Fibrobacter sp., the genomic stretch GAAAGGTCTGTACTTTCGTGAGCGAGCAGAACCTTGCGAAGCTTTTTCTTGTCCAATGCGATTCCAGCCTTCAAGTCATGCTGACGAAGGTCAGCATCAGCTTTCTCGGCCTTCAAAACGGGCGCGAAAAGCGACTCGCTAGCATTCATCACTTTCGCATACGCTTTGTCTGCCAACAGGGCAATTCTGCATAATTGCATCGCAGCACCGGGACACTCTTTTTCCAGCTGCGGTAGGAATTCGTGCCGTACTTTGTTTCGTGCGAACTTTACATCGGAATTGCTTTCGTCTTCGCACCACTCAAGATTGTTTTCGCGAGCATACGCAAGAAGTTCCGCCCGAGTCACATTCAGAAAAGGACGGTAAATGTTGTCTCGTACTTCCTGAATCCCCTTGAGTCCCGCAAGCGTTGTTCCTCGGCGAAGTCGCATGTACATGGTTTCCGCCTGGTCGCCTGCATGATGCGCTGTCACGATGGCGTTGCAATTTTCGGCGGCTTCCTGCAGCGCGTTGTACCTTGCGTCCCTTGCGTTTTCTTCGAGCGAACCCTCGGCATTTTTTAGCGCTTCGCCGTCCAGTTTCTTCAAGAAAAATGGAATGTCGTGTGCCTTCGCGAATGCTTCAACAAATGCGGCGTCGCGGTCGGCTGTTCCGACCCGCAGCCCGTGATGCACATGCGCAATTCCTAGCCATTCAATGCCCAATCTCTCTTTATTGCAAATAAAATAATGCACCAAACAAATAGAATCCAGCCCGCCCGAAACTGCAAGCAACAAGCGTTTGAAACCATGACGGCGAATATTTTGCAATAAATCAAGACTCAATCAAATAGACTCTCTAGACAGGCATTGAATTCTTCTTGGTTGCCTTTTGCGTAAGATGAAACATATCCATCGAAATCGTCAATTTGAAGATAGGGAAGATATTCTTCGGAACAGTATTTAGACGACTTGATCGGTGTGGTTTCCGATATTAAAACGCATTCTTTTTTATCTGTTGACAAGGCGATTTTTGTATAAATTGTTTCGTTGCTATTTATAATTTTTGTTGTTATTTCATCAATAGATAATGTACCCTTGTCTTTAATGCTTATGAGTGTTTTAGTGCCTGTGGAATCTATCAAGATTCCGTTTTCTGCATATTTCGTGGCACGTTGAGCGGCGCTCATTTCATCGTAGATTCCTAATCTAGAATGCGAGACTTTTTCGATTAATTTGAATATTTGGTAGTTATAATCGATGGGATAGGTTAGGCTGTTATAAATGGTGTCTCTTGATATGAGATAGGAATATTTTTGAGTGCAGCTGGTATAGTCATCATTTAGGTTGTAATAGCAAAGGCGTTCCCATTCGCTTTCGAGTGCTGTATTCTTTCCGTAATAGGTCTCCTTTGCGCTGGGCTCTTCATAAGAACCCGCAAGGACTTTGTCTAAATCCACATGGTAAAGGGTGAGAGTGTCGTTGGAGATTTCGTAGAAATAGGCGTTATCAGAGGTATCTGCCTTTATGGAGAAAACATTGTTTTTATAAGTACATCTTGGTTCTGTTGTGTAAAAATAGGGCTTGCCGTCTAGTTCCCCGAATGTAGGAACTAGTTTTATGACGATTTTGTTGTCGCCGAAATCTGGAATGGCTTGATTATTTGAAGAAGACGAGGATTGTTCATTTTCTGTACTAGAGGAACTGGCTTCTTGAACGCTAGACGATGATTCAGCCTTGTCGCTAGAAGAACTTGCTTCTTGAACGCTTGAAGAAGAATTCTGATTTTCCTTTTTTTCAGAAGACGAACTAACGATTTCCTCGTCCGTAGACGATTCGATAGCTACATCTTCTGAAGAAGACGAAAGTTCCTGGTCATCTGCCGACGATGAATTGTCGTCACCGCAGGCGACCATCAGCAGCGCGGAGAACAGAATGCAGTATGCTTTTTTCATAAAAAATCCTTTGTATGTCCTAAAAATAATTTATATTTGCCCCTCAAGGAGGCCGTTATGGCTAAAAACGACGCAAAAGAAAGCGCAAGGCTCAGAACGTCAGAACGCTGCGCATCGACGGCTCCCAGAATGGAGCCACCCTGCGGACAAGAATCGTCCGCGACAAGACGAAGTACACCAGAACTCTTAAACACAAAAAGTCCCTCGCCGACGCGGGGGATTTCCCTTTATTGAATTCTTATTTCAGGTTGAATTGCTTGATACATTCTTCGAATTCATTGTCGTTATCGCTAGATCCTTGAAGTTGTTTGATAAATGTTCGATGAATGTTGCTGTATTCGCTTTCAACGACATCTTGGCTGTGGTCGCCGTTTTCGCAGTATTCTTGCGTTATTTCAACATTTTTTTGCCACCAGGTGCAGGTGGTTCCTTGATAGGTTATTTGATTAGTGAATGTTGAAATTTGCGTGGGGTCCATCTCTAATATGTGGTTGAATGATACTTCGAAGATTTGGTCGTTTACGGAAAGGTCTGCCTTATCTAAATCCTTGGCGAGAATCCACATGTCGTTGCTTATAAAGACTGTGTCAGTCGAAAGAGCCTGAATGTTTTGAAGTTTATTGTTGCAGAGCTCTTCTCTTTGCTCATCATTAAATAAATCATAGATGACGCCGCAATATTGGCGTGGTTCGGGTGTGTATTTTGATCCTTTGATTTTGCTGCGTGTTGTTATGGTTCTCTGTTGAGGTGCCAGTGTAAGGGTGATTTTATAGTTGGATGGTATTTCAGAGTATTCTCCTTTATAAATTCTTCCGACACATTCCCATGTTGAAAATATAGATTTGGAAGTGCCGACGTATACGGTTGCGGTTTCTATGGTTTCGCAGGCGTCTCCGATATAATCGCATTCGTAAAGGGTGTCGTTAGACATCTTGTAGCCGAAGGAGTGATAAATCAAAAATTTAAGAGAGTCTCCTCCAAATTGTTCTTCTAATTCTGAACTATTATATTTGTTAAATGCTTCCATGTAATCTTCGGCGACCCACTTGAATGTGTTCGTGGTGGAATCGTAGTCGCATTCTTCTTCAAGGAAGTAGTATCTCAAATATTTTTCATCGAAAAATGAAAAATTATCGATTTTCACTGTAGTAATCCATCCGTCTTCAGAAATGATACCCATCGACGAAGAAGATTTTTCTTTTACTTCTGAGGATGATGATTCCCCCTTGTCGCTAGAAGAATTTGCTTCTTGAACGCTTGAAGAAGAATTCTGATTTTCCTTTTTTTCAGAAGACGAACTAACGATTTCCTCGTCCGTAGACGATTCGATAGAGGTTTCTTCCGAAGAAGATGAAAGTTCATTGTCGTTGGCTGACGATGAATTGTCATCGCCGCAGGCGACCATCAGCAGCGCGGAGAACAGA encodes the following:
- the tilS gene encoding tRNA lysidine(34) synthetase TilS gives rise to the protein MSLDLLQNIRRHGFKRLLLAVSGGLDSICLVHYFICNKERLGIEWLGIAHVHHGLRVGTADRDAAFVEAFAKAHDIPFFLKKLDGEALKNAEGSLEENARDARYNALQEAAENCNAIVTAHHAGDQAETMYMRLRRGTTLAGLKGIQEVRDNIYRPFLNVTRAELLAYARENNLEWCEDESNSDVKFARNKVRHEFLPQLEKECPGAAMQLCRIALLADKAYAKVMNASESLFAPVLKAEKADADLRQHDLKAGIALDKKKLRKVLLAHESTDLSEMFRLWLSEQGFRFPIGFFYDQKEPAHVKIPVRAAYRKRAIAKNGSTVRICEFESVEAALKFVSCK